The genomic DNA TAGTGGCCAGTCGGGAGGGCCTTGCCAATCTGGAGGACCCTGCCAGCCTGGTGGAGTCTGCCATCCAGGTGGAGTCTGCCATCCAGGTGGATTCTGCCAGGCCAATGGGTTCGGCCAGACAACTGGACCAGGCCAGACAATGGGGTTCGGCCAGATCACAGGGTTCTGCCAGATCACTGGGTTTGGCCAGATCACTGGGTTCTGCCAAGCAACTGGGTTTTGCCAGGCTGGGGGGGTCTGCCTAGCTGGGGGGCTCTGACGTGCTGGTGGGGTCTGCCTGGCTGGCTGGTTTTGCCAGCCTGATGGGTTCTGCCATGCCAATGGGGTCTGCCAGAGCACATTGGGGGGTGCGCCAGGTGGGCTCTGAGTGGTAACTGGAACTGGTGCAGACCTCCAGGTCCCTGGAGCCAGTGGGGCCCGCCTCTGATCCCCACTGCTGCTCTCTTCCACATTCAAGTTATTAATCTGCATCATCAGAGAAAAGGAAGGTCAGGGTCACCAACTGTTTCTATGTCCTCACCATATCTATTCCAGGAAGGCCCCCTAAAACCCTCACCTGTAGTGACAGCCTGACCCACTAGCCAATGGTCACCCTGAGTCCTGGgcttgtctttcactgtcttccagGCAGGAGTTTCATCTCTGAACCAGGCCAGGAGCAACCCAAGGGTGGGGCCTGAGGCTTCTCCTCTTCCCATGTCCACCACTGGCTCTGCTTGTACCACCCTGGACAAATCActcaagtcacttcacctctctgggacTTTGTTTCCTTCTCATAAAACTGAAACTATGATCCCTAGCTGGTATGAGGTACCTTGAAGATTTAGTGAGTGAGATAACCTGTGTGAATGTGCCTAGGCCAAGACCTAACACATGGTGGCTACTTTCAAAATGTAAAGTGAATTACATACAGGCTGTATATATTATGTGTCCATGTCTCATCTCCCCATTAGTCTGTGGACACTCAGAGAACAGGAATTAACACCTACAACCTGGTCAAATACAGAcagttatatatattcagttttgttttgtttagaacaAATGAACCacctcagagaagaaaagagagcccCCAAAGCAAAGTGGGACTAGCAGGGATCTCACCTTGCGGGTCCTCTTGCCCCGAATTATAGTCCTGGACTCCAGATTCTGAGCCTGGGAACCATCTGCTGATGTCTGTGCAGCTGCACCATCAGATTCACAGATACTTGGGCATGGGTCAGCCTCTATGTCAGCCTGGGAAGTGGCTATCTTGGCTTGGTTAACATTCTGGGTCTGGGTATCAGCTACTGGGGCCTTAGTGGTGTCATTCCAAGCCTTGAAGGCTGTCTTGGGATGAGTGTTGACCATCTCACTGGCACTGAGAGACTGAGAGAAATTGTAGGTGGCATTTGGGCCCACCGTAGTAGTGGTATTCTGGGCCTTAAAGGCCATCTCCGACTTGTTGGCAGTTAACTCACTGGTGGTTGCTGCCTGGGAAAAATCATAGGCAGCATTTGGGCCCTTTGGGGGGGCATTCTGGGACTTAAAGGCTGCTGTAGGCGGCGTGTTGGGAGTCTCCTTGGCATTAAGAGCCTGAGAGAAATCATAGGCAGCACTTGGGCCTTTTGTGGTGGCATTCTGGGCCTTAAAAGCTGTCTTAGGCTTAGTGGCAGCTGCTAAAGCCTGCATATCAGCCATCTCATTGGCTGTTGGGGACTGTGAACTCTGAGGACTAGCATTCGGCGCGCTGGCAGCTGCTGTGGCCTGGTTGGTAGGCGGAGCCTCTGAGATCTGGATGGCCTCCATCAGGGTCTGCATAAGCAAGGTGCTGTCTTCCACGGAGGCCTCAGCCTGCaaatacagggggaaaaaaaattaaatctctggGTCTGCGAAGTGGGGTTGAGAGGATACGGGAGAGAACACGCAGGGGAGGTGCAGGCGAGCGGTTGGTGCAAAAAGAGGAAGGCTGAGGAAGAGATCTAGCGGCCTGCGTGGGTTAAGGGGATAACAAACCTTTTGGTAGGGGCTGAGTGGGGCAGGGGCTAAACAAGGGGTGGGGCCAAAGTGGAGGGGGGGTGCTGATCTAGGAGTGAGGTTAGAACAGGGCAATGCAGAGTGAGGTAGGAGCtcaggaggaggaggcagagcaAGAGTGCCGCCTTGAGGAGTTGAGGAGAATAAGGGGGTCGCAGGGGGTGGGGAATGCTGGAGAAAGGGAGGGTGGAGGcgggaggttgggggagggggcggcagaGAGCTCTACAAGCCTCAGGACTATGGAAAAAAAAGGTTCCTTACCCAACCAGCATTCTCTGGGCAGATTGCCCTGACTACTAACAGGGTCTCCCCTTTCTCTGAGCAGGGACTGATGGCTGAAAAGGgacgaccccccccccccaccccgcgcccTTAAACCATGGGAATTTGAAAAATGATGGAATCTAGGCACCAAGAAGGCAAAATCGGATCCAGGCGTCTGGACAGCCAAAGGGGTCCGGGGGGAACTGTCGGCTAGGGaaatggtggggaggggagtggagatCTCACCTGGAAGCCGAGGAGGCCCGCACCACAGTCCATTTTCTGAGACATGGTTCTTGTCCCTCTGGCAAGAGCAGAGCCTGGGGGGTGTGGAGGAGGAGTTGGGCGTTATACTACAGAGGGCAAATGCGAAGGAACAAATTTGGGGAGATGGTGGtgtttgaggtttgattgtggggGCGGATGAGGTGCTGAATGTGAGGGGAACGGGCCAGATCGGAGTGCGAAAAGTGAATGGGTGTCCGGATGGAGGTTCTGAATCCCGAGAAGCTACGACGGGGAGAAGCTTCAAATCGGGGTTGATATAAGAGTTCTGAATCCAGGCAGATTGCGTTGGGATTCGCATTTGGGAAATTGAATGGAGTTTTTGAATCAGGAGGAATCGTATAACAGTACAGATCGAGGTCGAGAAATCTGTAGAGATTCTGAACGATGGGAGGGGTTCAGAGAGCGAACAGGGATTCTGAATAAGGGAGGATCAGGTGAGGGGTGTGTGAATCGGGGTTCGGGGAGTGGAAGAGGGATCAGAATCCGGGGTAAAGGGATCGGGATGAAAAATGGGGGGCCCGCACCAGGGGGCAAGATGCCCTGTCTGGGGGCTAATTCTCACCTTGCCTCAGGCCCCAACCCCAACCCCCTCGTTGCCTCCCTTCTTCACGACTCAGAGGATCGGGATTGCAGTGTTCTGCTCTCAGCAGCCGCACCCTCTCCTTGTCCAGGAGAAAATGCCAGCGCGGCAGCTAGGACGACCCCGCCTCTTCGCCTAATATACCTCCCACCGCCTCACATGGTTGTACGCATGCGCAAGAACTGACCGACCAAATAAGAGTCCCTCCCGTTTCCCCAACAAAAGCTTCGCCCTGAAGACTATGCTGCGCATGTGCAGCGGGAAGCAGTCCCGCCCCTTTGCCAACACACCACCCCACCACCAACCAGGTGGACAGTTTACAGCggtccctccccttcctctatATCCCCTCCCCCAAACAGATGCGCTGTGCCTCTAGATCCCACCCCTTGCCCCACACCTTTTCCGCAATGCGTCTCTGTTCTATCCCTCCCTCTCAAGGCCCCTCCTGTCAGGTGGGCATGCAACTCCACCCTCTAGTCTAGCAGCACTTAGGTCACTATTAAGGAGGTCTCTGTGTGGGGTCTCTAATTGCAACAAGTTCTAGGCTCCTGCTAAAAATAAGCTCATCCACTTAGGGGGCCTAGGAAAAGGAATGGCCAGAGAGGATACATTAATGGAGGTAGAAAAAGTCTGTGCCTGCCACGTGACTCTACATGatcttcccccccccacccaacaGCTTCCAGACTCATAAACATTAGCTTCTTTCCTGCCCTTTTGCAGCTCCAgctatttattttgtgtgtggaggcggggaggaggggagggaagggcacaACGTGTACTTCACAGCACGATCTACGCTGGAGCTTGTTTTcctctcacagcagccctgggaggtggaTGTCAGCatc from Balaenoptera acutorostrata chromosome X, mBalAcu1.1, whole genome shotgun sequence includes the following:
- the MAGED1 gene encoding melanoma-associated antigen D1 is translated as MSQKMDCGAGLLGFQAEASVEDSTLLMQTLMEAIQISEAPPTNQATAAASAPNASPQSSQSPTANEMADMQALAAATKPKTAFKAQNATTKGPSAAYDFSQALNAKETPNTPPTAAFKSQNAPPKGPNAAYDFSQAATTSELTANKSEMAFKAQNTTTTVGPNATYNFSQSLSASEMVNTHPKTAFKAWNDTTKAPVADTQTQNVNQAKIATSQADIEADPCPSICESDGAAAQTSADGSQAQNLESRTIIRGKRTRKINNLNVEESSSGDQRRAPLAPGTWRSAPVPVTTQSPPGAPPNVLWQTPLAWQNPSGWQNQPARQTPPARQSPPARQTPPAWQNPVAWQNPVIWPNPVIWQNPVIWPNPIVWPGPVVWPNPLAWQNPPGWQTPPGWQTPPGWQGPPDWQGPPDWPLPPDWPLPPDWPLPTDWPLPPDWIPTDWPVPPDWQNLRPSPNLRPSPNSRASQNLGASQPRDVALLQERANKLVKYLMLKDYTKVPIKRSEMLRDIIREYTDVYPEIIERACFVLEKKFGIQLKEIDKEEHLYILISTPESLAGILGTTKDTPKLGLLLVILGVIFMNGNRASEAVLWEALRKMGLRPGVRHPLLGDLRKLLTYEFVKQKYLDYRRVPNSNPPEYEFLWGLRSYHETSKMKVLRFIAEVQKRDPRDWTAQFMEAADEALDALDAAAAEAEARAEARTRMGIGDEAVSGPWSWDDIEFELLTWDEEGDFGDPWSRIPFTFWARYHQNARSRFPQTFAGPIIGPGGTASANFAANFGAIGFFWVE